CTTCGATTAGCCAAAGGCTTTAGAGGAAGTAACGGTTCTCTTTTCCGAACAGCAAATCAACGTGTCATGAAGGCACTATGCAATGCCTATAGAGATCGAAGACGTCGTAAACGTGACTTTAGAAGGCTATGGATAGCTCGAATTAATGCTGCCGCTCGAATTAATGGTATTAGCTATAGCAAATTAATAGGAGGTTTAAAAAAGGCCGATATTCAAATCAATAGAAAAATGCTTGCTCAGCTTGCGATTTCTGATCCTGGTAACTTTCAAAAGATCGTAACAGGGATTCAAGGCTAAAGTTATTAATTCAAGTTTTTAAAATAAAGATATCTTTATTTTTTACCCTTAGAATAAAATAAATACTTAGTTCTCAGCTTTTAACTGAATCTCTTAGCAACTAGATTAGTTTTTCAATGCCAACATCCTTACCTCAAACTTACCTCATTATATTAAGTAGTTTATTATTCATTCTTGCAATTTTAGTAGGAAGACAGGTTTTCAAAGTAAGAGGTAATGAAATAAAACTTCTTAAATTAGAAAAAAGTGGTGCCATTGATTCAAGCAATTCAGAAAAACTTTATGAACTAGGATCTGCTCAATTAAACAAAAGATTATATCCTCAGGCTTCTCTTACTTTAAAAAAAGCATTAAAGAAAATTAATGATGAGCCAGATGATGCAAGAGCAATTATAGAGAATGCATTAGGGTTTTCATTAGCAGCACAAGATAATTTTACAGAGGCAATTAAACATTACCAGAATGCTATTAATGTTAAAAATGATTATCCAGTAGCAATGAATAATCTAGCTTATGCCAAACAAAAGTTACTTAAAGAAACAGATGCATATGAAATATATCAAAAAGTATTAATGCTAGACCCTAAAAATAAAACAGCCAAAAAGCAAATTGAAAAAATAAAC
This DNA window, taken from Prochlorococcus sp. MIT 0603, encodes the following:
- a CDS encoding tetratricopeptide repeat protein — translated: MPTSLPQTYLIILSSLLFILAILVGRQVFKVRGNEIKLLKLEKSGAIDSSNSEKLYELGSAQLNKRLYPQASLTLKKALKKINDEPDDARAIIENALGFSLAAQDNFTEAIKHYQNAINVKNDYPVAMNNLAYAKQKLLKETDAYEIYQKVLMLDPKNKTAKKQIEKINKMRKNNSENIIYKKGF
- the rplT gene encoding 50S ribosomal protein L20; translated protein: MSRVKRGNVARKRRNKILRLAKGFRGSNGSLFRTANQRVMKALCNAYRDRRRRKRDFRRLWIARINAAARINGISYSKLIGGLKKADIQINRKMLAQLAISDPGNFQKIVTGIQG